In a single window of the Populus alba chromosome 16, ASM523922v2, whole genome shotgun sequence genome:
- the LOC118056137 gene encoding receptor-like protein 6: MASPVCFLTMRMLLLLLLSLFHLRACYSSPSMQPLCHDDESHALLQLKESLVINESASSDPSAYPKVASWKVDGESGDCCSWDGVECDRDAGHVIGLDLSSSCLYGSIDSNSSLFHLVQLRRLDLADNDFNHSKIPSEIRNLSRLFDLNLSMSGFSGQIPAEILELSKLVSLDLGGNTLKLQKPGLQHLVEALTNLEVLHLTKVNISAKVPQIMANLSSLSSVFLRDCGLQGEFPMGIFQLPNLRFLSIRFNPYLTGYLPEFNSGSLLETLLLAGTNFSGQLPESIGNLKYLTELDVAESNFSGVIPSSLGNLLQLTYLSLSYNNFTSGTLHWLGNLTRLNYVALAGTNSYGDIPSSLRNLTQLTMLNLRMNELTGQIPSWIRNHTQLISLVLGSNKLHGPIPESIFWLPNLETLDLQRNFFSGTVKFGLLKSRSLVSFQLSGNNLSLVHYHNDSIALLKFKTLGLGGCNLSGEFPTFLQGQNHLEFLELGGNKIEGHIPKWFMNLGTETLVYLSLGGNLLTGFEQPVDVLRWNNLKILLLEQNKLQGALPIPPPSIISYLASDNQLTGEIAPAICNLTSLFILQLSHNNFNSKLPQCLGNISNTASVVILRNSSFIGDIPEAFSSDCTLRAIDFSQNQLEGKIPKSLANCTKLEILNIEQNKINDVFPSWLGILPKLRVLILRSNGIHGVIGKPQTNFEFPRLQIVDLSNNSFWGKLPFEYFRNWAAMKTIHKENPLYMQVASTFQVSGYRIFYAFDYAMTMTNKGVVTKYEKIQEFLTAIDLSRNRFEGGIPDALGDLKELYLLNLSNNFLTGGIPPSLSNLKGLEALDLSQNKLSGEIPVQLAQLTFLAVFNVSHNLLSGPIPRGNQFETFDNTSFDANPGLCGNPLSKKCGNGEDSLPAPKEDEGSGYPLEFGWKVVVIGYASGLVIGAILGCAMNTRKYEWVVKNYFVNKGQNLKTRLRRN, from the coding sequence atggcATCACCTGTGTGTTTCTTAACCATGCGGATGCTTTTGCTCCTTTTGCTGTCTTTGTTTCATCTTAGAGCATGTTATTCTTCTCCTTCCATGCAGCCTCTATGCCATGATGACGAGAGTCATGCCTTGTTGCAGCTCAAGGAAAGCCTTGTCATTAATGAGTCCGCTTCTTCTGATCCTTCTGCTTATCCTAAGGTTGCATCATGGAAAGTTGATGGAGAAAGCGGTGATTGCTGCTCATGGGATGGTGTTGAATGCGATAGGGACGCTGGTCATGTGATCGGCCTTGACCTCAGTAGCAGCTGCCTTTATGGCTCCATCGACTCTAATAGCAGCCTCTTCCACCTTGTTCAGCTCAGAAGGCTTGATCTTGCTGACAACGACTTCAACCACTCCAAAATCCCTTCTGAGATTCGAAATCTCTCAAGGCTGTTTGATCTAAATCTCTCAATGTCTGGTTTTTCTGGTCAGATTCCAGCAGAGATCTTAGAGCTTTCCAAGTTGGTTTCCCTTGATCTGGGAGGGAATACTTTGAAGCTCCAAAAGCCTGGTCTGCAACATTTAGTTGAAGCATTAACCAACTTGGAGGTGCTCCATCTCACTAAAGTGAACATATCAGCCAAGGTACCTCAAATCATGGCAAATTTATCCTCTTTGTCATCTGTATTTCTCAGGGATTGTGGATTGCAGGGAGAGTTCCCCATGGGTATATTCCAATTACCCAACCTTCGCTTTCTCAGTATCCGGTTTAATCCATATCTCACTGGATATTTACCGGAATTTAATTCGGGCAGCCTGCTTGAAACATTGTTGCTTGCAGGGACGAATTTCTCTGGTCAGCTACCAGAGTCCATAGGAAACCTCAAATATTTGACAGAGCTTGATGTGGCTGAAAGTAATTTTTCAGGGGTGATACCATCTTCACTTGGTAATCTTCTTCAACTTACTTACCTGTCCCTTTCTTACAACAATTTCACATCTGGAACCTTGCATTGGCTCGGTAATCTAACCAGACTCAATTATGTTGCCTTGGCTGGAACCAATTCATACGGTGACATTCCATCCTCTCTTAGAAACTTAACTCAGCTCACCATGCTAAACCTCCGTATGAATGAATTAACTGGGCAAATTCCATCTTGGATAAGAAACCATACCCAATTAATCTCACTGGTCCTCGGAAGCAACAAACTGCACGGTCCAATTCCAGAGTCTATTTTTTGGCTTCCAAATCTTGAAACCCTTGACCTACAAAGAAATTTCTTCAGTGGCACTGTAAAATTTGGCCTTCTTAAGTCAAGAAGCCTTGTCTCCTTCCAATTATCTGGCAACAATTTGTCTCTGGTTCATTACCATAATGATAGTATTGCtctactaaaatttaaaactttaggTTTGGGTGGATGCAATTTATCAGGCGAGTTTCCAACCTTTTTACAAGGTCAAAATCACTTGGAGTTTTTAGAACTCGGTGGTAACAAAATTGAGGGGCACATACCAAAATGGTTTATGAACTTGGGCACCGAAACTCTTGTGTATTTAAGTCTTGGAGGAAACCTTCTAACAGGTTTTGAGCAACCCGTTGATGTTCTCCGATggaataatctaaaaatattgcTACTTGAACAGAACAAGCTTCAAGGAGCCCTTCCAATCCCACCGCCTTCCATAATATCTTATCTTGCCTCAGACAACCAGTTAACTGGGGAAATCGCACCTGCAATCTGCAATCTGACATCTCTTTTTATCCTCCAGTTGTCTCATAACAATTTCAATAGCAAGCTTCCGCAATGTTTAGGAAACATAAGTAACACTGCTTCAGTAGTCATTCTCCGAAATAGCAGCTTCATCGGTGACATTCCTGAAGCTTTCTCAAGTGACTGCACATTGAGAGCCATCGACTTCAGTCAAAACCAATTGGAAGGGAAGATACCAAAATCATTAGCCAATTGTACCAAGCTAGAGATTCTCAATATTGaacaaaacaagataaatgATGTCTTCCCTTCATGGTTGGGTATTTTGCCAAAGTTGAGGGTTCTGATTTTGAGATCCAATGGGATCCATGGCGTGATTGGGAAACCTCAAACTAATTTTGAATTCCCGAGGTTACAGATTGTTGATCTATCCAATAATAGTTTTTGGGGTAAGTTGCCATTCGAATACTTTCGAAATTGGGCTGCCATGAAAACTATCCATAAAGAAAACCCGTTGTACATGCAAGTAGCCTCAACTTTCCAAGTATCAGGGTATAGAATATTTTATGCTTTTGACTACGCAATGACAATGACCAATAAAGGTGTGGTGACAAAATATGAGAAGATCCAAGAATTTCTCACAGCTATTGATCTTTCAAGAAATCGTTTTGAAGGAGGAATTCCAGATGCCCTTGGAGATCTCAAAGAATTGTATTTGCTCAATCTCTCCAACAACTTTCTCACTGGTGGCATCCCTCCATCCTTGTCCAACTTGAAAGGGCTTGAAGCTTTGGACCTTTCTCAGAACAAACTCTCGGGAGAGATTCCTGTCCAACTTGCACAGCTCACCTTCCTCGCGGTCTTTAATGTGTCTCACAATCTTCTATCAGGTCCAATACCAAGAGGAAACCAATTCGAGACATTTGACAACACTTCATTTGATGCGAATCCAGGATTGTGTGGAAACCCTTTATCAAAAAAATGTGGAAATGGCGAGGACTCGCTGCCAGCTCCCAAAGAAGATGAAGGCTCGGGATATCCACTTGAATTTGGTTGGAAGGTGGTGGTGATAGGTTATGCAAGTGGATTGGTAATTGGAGCCATTCTTGGATGCGCTATGAACACAAGGAAGTATGAATGGGTGGTGAAGAATTACTTTGTGAACAAAGGTCAAAATTTGAAGACTCGCCTGCGTAGaaattga